The genomic window CTGCGCAGCATCATCGGCCAGACCACCCTGGACGACCTGCTGACCAAGCGCGAGGAGATCAACTCCAAGTTGCAGCAGATCATCGACGAGGTGACCAACCCGTGGGGCATCAAGGTCACGATCGTCGAGGTCAAGGACGTGATGCTCCCGGAGAGCATGCGGCGCGCCATGGCCCGCCAGGCGGAGTCCGAGCGCGACCGTCGCGCCAAGGTCATCCACGCCATCGGTGAGCAGGAGGCCGCCGAGAACCTCGCCCGGGCCGCGGAGGTCATGGAGGCCCACCCGGCCGCGATGCACCTGCGCACCCTCTCCTCGATGCTCGAGCTGGGCGCGGAGCAGAACTCCACGGTCGTCTTCCCGCTGCCGATGGAGCTGCTGCGCCTCTTCGACGCCGCCGGCACGGCGCTGGGAGGCCAATCCGGCACGGCGAAGGGGGATGCCCCAGCGGGCAGCACCGCCGCACCTGCAGCCGGTGGGCCAACCTCCGGCGGGCCGGCAGCAGACGACCCGGCCGCACGGCCAGCGGCTCAGGGCGCGACCACCCACCACGGCGCATGGTCGGACGACGGGCACGAGGCACCGCCGCAGGGCGACCACCCCGGACCGGTCGGCCACGAAAGCGGCGACCGGGAGTGACCCTCTAGAAGGCCTCGCCGAGCTCGATCCGCGTGATGGTGGCTGCTGCGTTGCCGGTGCCGCCGCTGAGCACGAGCACGGTCTCGCCCCGGTGCAGGTCGGCGATCTCCCCGAGCACGGACGACGAGGGTGGGCCCGCAGCCAGGCCGGGCTCCTGCTCCAGCGGCACGTCCAGCCCGGCAGCCACCGCCGCCCCCCGGGCATCACCCGGGGCGGTCACGACCGTCAGGACCCGCTCGCCGGCGAGCCGCTCGACGAGGACGGGCACGCCCCCTTCGCCCTCCGGTGTGCCGGTGAGCAGAAGCGTCGCGGGACAGTGCATGGTCACCCCGCCACTCTAGGACGGCCGAGGATCAGGCGGTGGCGGGCTCCTGTGCCGGCAGGCCGCGCTGCTCGCGGATGATGTCGACGAAGCGATCCATGATCTCGTTGAGACCGAAGTCCTTGGGCGTGAACACCGCGGCCACGCCCATCTCCGTCAGCCGCTTCGCGTCGGACTCGGGGATGATCCCGCCGACGATGACCGGGATGTCACCGGCTCCCTGCGCCTTCAGCCCCTCGAGGACGTCAGGGACGAGCTCCATGTGCGAGCCGGAGAGGATCGAGACACCGACGAGGTGCACGTCCTCGGCGACCGCGGCGGAGACCACCTGGTCGGGTGTGAGGCGGATGCCCTGGTAGATGACCTCGAAGCCGGCGTCGCGCGCCCGCACCGCGATCTGCTCGGCGCCGTTGGAGTGACCGTCCAGTCCGGGCTTGCCGACGAGGACGCGCAGCTTCTCACCGAGCTCCTCCTGCGTCCTGGCGACCCGGTCGCGCACGGCCTGCAGCTCCTGCGAGCCGCCGTCGGCGACACCGACCGAGCCGGAGACACCGGTCGGGGCGCGGAACTCACCGAAGACCTCGCGCAGCGCCTGGGCCCACTCCCCGACCGTGACACCCGCGCGGGCGCACTCGAGGGAGGCCTCCATGAGGTTCTCGTCGGTCCGGGCGGTCTCGCGCAGGCTCTCCAGGGAGGCCGTGGCGCGCCCACCGCGCTCGGGGTCAGCGTCACGCTCGGAACGCCAGGCGCGCACGGCCTCGATCGCGGCCTCCTCGACGCCCTCGTCGACCGTCTGGATCGCGGTGTCCAGGTCGGCGGTCAGCGGATTCGGTTCGGTGGTCTCGAACTTGTTGACGCCGACGACGATGTCCTCGCCGGCCTCGATGCGCTGGCGTCGCTTGGCATGGCTCGCGACGAGCGCCGACTTCATGTAGCCGGACTCGACGGCCGGGACGGCGCCGCCCATGTCCTGGATGCGATCGATCTCCGCCTTGGCGCCCGCGACGATGTCGGCGACCTTGGCCTCCACGACCGGGGAGCCGGCGAAGAGGTCGTCGTACTCGAGCAGGTCGGACTCGAAGGCCAGGACCTGCTGCAGACGCAGTGCCCACTGCTGGTCCCACGGGCGCGGCAGACCGAGCGCCTCGTTCCACGCCGGCAGCTGCACGGCGCGGGCGCGGGCGTCCTTGCTCAGCGTCACCGCGAGCATCTCCAGGACAATGCGCTGGACGTTGTTCTCCGGCTGCGCCTCGGTCAGGCCCAGGCTGTTGACCTGGACGCCGTAGCGGAAGCGGCGCTGCTTGGCCTCGGTGACGCCGTAGCGCTCCCGGGTGATCTCGTCCCACAGCTCGACGAAGGCGCGCATCTTGCACATCTCCTCGACGAAACGCACGCCCGCGTTGACGAAGAAGGAGATGCGGGCGACGACCCTGCCGAACTCCTCCTGCGGCACCCGACCGGAGTCGCGCACGGCGTCCAGGACGGCGATGGCCGTGGACATCGCGTAGGCGACCTCCTGCACGGGCGTCGCGCCGGCCTCCTGCAGGTGGTAGCTGCAGATGTTGATCGGGTTCCACTTGGGGATCTCCCCGACCGTGTAGGTGACCATGTCGGTGATCAGGCGCATGGAGGGGCCGGGCGGGAAGACGTGCGTCCCGCGGCTGAGGTACTCCTTGATGATGTCGTTCTGCGTCGTGCCGCCGAGCTTGGCGACGACCTCGGCCGGGTCCTGGCCGGCGGCCTCGGCCTGCTCCTCAGCCGCGACCTGGTACATCGCCAGCAGGTACATCGCGACGGCGTTGATCGTCATCGACGTGTTCATCTCGCCGAGCGGGATCTGGTCGAAGAGCTTGCGCATGTCGCCGATGTGGCTGATCGGCACGCCGACCTTGCCGACCTCACCGCGGCTGAGCACGTGGTCGGGGTCGTATCCGGTCTGCGTCGGCAGGTCGAAGGCAACCGAGAGGCCGGTCTGGCCCTTGGCCAGGTTGCGGCGGTACAGCTCGTTGGACGCCGCGGCACTGGAGTGCCCGGCGTAGGTGCGCATCACCCAAGGACGGTCACGCGCGGGACGCGTCGCCTCGGCGGCGGGGGTGGGGGAATCGGTGCTCTCGGCCATGGTGGCAAGGTACCCTCGCGCGGCCCGACGTCACAGGGTCGTCCGCGGTGAAGGTCGCCACAGTCGCCGCAGTGGCTGCTCGCGGGTGGACGCCAACTCGCCGAGGAATCGTCCGCGCGTCGACCTCCACCCAGCCAATGGCGCGGCTCAGCTGACGGCGGTGTCCCGGCGGGGCGGGCGCACCTGCTCCACGCCGTGGAGGAGTCGGGTCAGCCCGGCACGGCGCAGCAGTCGGGTGGTGCGCTCGTCGGCACCGGTGAAGCGCAGTCGCCGGCCCGCCCGGGCGGCACGGGCGTGCGCCCCGACCAGGGTGGCGAAGCCCGTCTGGTCGATGACCGTCGACTCCGAGATGTCCACGAGAACCAGACCTCCGCCGCCGCGCAGCACGGCGACGAACTCCTGACGCAGGTCGGCACTGTGCCTGATGTCGAAGGGCACGCCCACCCGGACGCGGGTGGTTCCCTCGCCACCCACTGGCGCCAGCGCAGTCAGTGCGCTCATGACGGTCACCTGCTTTCCCCTGCTGAAACCGTTGTCAGCCAGTGTGACGCGCGCCGCACCGATTCGGTTGCACCCTGCAGTCACGATGCGGTTACACAACTCCCTGCAAATGGTCAAGTCGCAGCCTCCGCGCGGTCAGCGAGGGCACCTGCGACGATGACGGCATGGTCAATCTGACGAAGATCTACACCCGCACCGGCGATGAGGGCACGACCGCGCTCGGGGACTTCAGCCGCACGAGGAAGACGGACTCGCGCCTGCAGGCCTACGCCGACTCGAACGAGGCCAACTCGGTCATCGGGGTGGCCATCGCGACCGGAGAGCTGCCCGAGGAGGTCGTCGCGACCCTCACCCGGGTACAGAACGACCTCTTCGACCTGGGTGCCGACCTGTCGACCCCGCTGCTGGAGGAGCCGAAGTACCCGCCGCTGCGCGTGAAGCAGGTGTGGGTCGACGAGCTCGAGGCCGACTGCGACCTCTACCTCGAGCAGGTGGAGCCGCTGCGCTCCTTCATCCTCCCCGGCGGCACCGCGGCATCGGCCCACCTGCACCACGCGACGACCGTGGTCCGCAGGGCCGAGCGCTCGGCCTGGGCTGCGCGCGAGGAGTACGGCACGCAGATGGCCGGCGAGCGTGGGATCGGCGGCGTGAGCCCGCTGACGACGACCTACCTCAACCGCCTGTCGGACCTGCTCTTCATCCTCGCCCGCATCGCCAACCTCTCGATCGGCGGGGACGTGCTGTGGCAGCCCGGCGGCGGCCGCGAGGAGGCACCGCAGCGTCGGGGCAGGGCGAAGGGGGACCCCGCCACCTGATGCCGCATCCCGGCTGGTTCGAGGTATCCCCGCGCGTACGGACGCGCAGGATTACCTCGAACCAGACCTGCGGGCACGTGCGGGGGCATCCGGGGGGCGAAGCCTTCCGACGTCAGGTGACGTTTGCGTTGTGGCCGGGCGGGGCGGACTCCAGCCAGGAGCGCACCGCCGGATAGATCTTCGGCTCGACGGCGAGGTCGACCAGGTGGTCGTCCCCGCGGGTCAGGGTCACCGCGACCGCAGCGTCCAGCCCCGGGAGCGAGACGGACTCCGGTGCGGGGGTGGAGATCTCCAGTCCTTCACGCGCCCACGACATCGCGGGGGACGTCGTCAGGCCACCCACGCTGAACCAGTCGAGATGGTGCGCCCCCATACGCAGCAACCCGAGCCGCCAACGAGGCGACCCGGGCAGCTGGATGGCGCAGGGACACACGGGCTCGTGGGCGGCCAGCGCACGTCGGCGCAACCACAGCACGACCAGCCACAGCGCGAGGAGCAGGCACCCTGCAAGGAGGAGGATCTCCACGACTTGCAGGGCTGACATCAGCTGGGTCAGGCCTTGGCCGGGACCTGAACGGTCTCCGCGACGATCGTCACGGTGTCGTGGTCGACGGAGAAGAAGCCACCGTCGATGGAGGCGGTCTGCTCCCCCTCTGGGGAGGAGATCAGCACGTCCCCCTCGACGAGGACACCGAGCATCGGGGTGTGGCCCGGCATGACACCGATTTCGCCCTCAGTGGTGCGGGCTCGCACGATGCTGGCCTCTCCGGACCAGACCTTGCGGTCTGCGGCAACGAGTTCGACGTTCAGGGAGCTCACTGGGGGTCCTTCGAGATCGGGGTGAGTACACGTCCATGGTAGCCCGAGTGGGGGCGATCGATGGTCACCGGTCAGGAGACCACGAGTGCGAAGTAGTCCTGGCCCGCCCCGAGGCTGACCATCCGGACGACGGAGTAGGCCATCCACACGGCGATCAGCCCGAGCAGGATCTTGGGGTCGACGAGCGTGAGGATGCGCTCCGGCGGGCGGCGTCGCACGAGCGCGACCCCGACGTAGACGATGATCCCCGCCGCGACGGCCATGCCGATCGGTCCGAAGAGGTTGTACTCGAAGGCCGTGAGCAGATCACCGTGCGCGACGTGCACCCAGGCCCGGGTCATGCCACAGCCCGGGCAGGGCAGTCCGGTGAAGATCCTCAGCAGGCACGTCGGCTGGCCGGAGTCGACCGAGGTCAGGGGCCACAGTCGCGCGATGACCATGCCGACCAGACTGACGGCGGCGATGATGAGCACGACGACTCGCTCGCTGCGGGTCCCCCGGGCGAGCCGGACCGGCCCCTGACTGGTGGTGGCCGTCATCGCGGCACTGCCACGCGCTCGACCCCGGCTGTCCTCATGTCGGCCAGTGTAGGTCTCTCCGGCAACGCACGCAGCCGCCCCCCTTCCGTCGGGCGAAGGGGGGCGGCTGCGGTGTCGATGGCGGATCAGGTGTTCTTCTGGATCTCCGCCCACTGGCGCTCGACGTCGTCGAGGCCACCGCACATGAAGAAGGCCTGCTCACCGACGTGGTCGTACTCGCCGTCGCTGATCTTCGTGAAGGCCTCGATGGTGTCCGCGAGCGGAACCGTCGAACCCTCGAGACCGGTGAACTGCTTGGCGACGTAGGTGTTCTGCGAGAGGAACCGCTCGATGCGACGCGCACGACCGACGAGGACCTTGTCCTCCTCGGACAGCTCGTCGATACCCAGGATCGCGATGATGTCCTGCAGCTCCTTGTTGCGCTGGAGGATCGACTTCACGCGGACCGCGGTGCTGTAGTGATCCTCGCTGATGTACCGACGGTCGAGGATCCGGCTGGTGGAGGTCAGCGGGTCAACGGCCGGGTAGATACCCTGCGAGGCGATCTCGCGGGAGAGCTCGGTCGTCGCGTCGAGGTGGGCGAAGGTCGTCGCCGGGGCCGGGTCCGTGTAGTCATCGGCCGGCACGTAGATCGCCTGCATCGAGGTGATCGAGTGACCACGGGTGGAGGTGATCCGCTCCTGGAGCGTGCCCATCTCGTCGGCGAGAGTCGGCTGGTACCCCACGGCGGAGGGCATGCGACCCAGCAGGGTCGAGACCTCCTGGCCCGCCTGGGTGAAGCGGAAGATGTTGTCGATGAAGAGCAGCACGTCCTGCTTCTGCACGTCGCGGAAGTACTCCGCCATCGTCAGGGCGGACAGGGCCACGCGCAGACGCGTGCCCGGCGGCTCATCCATCTGGCCGAAGACCAGTGCGGTCTGGCCGAGGACCCCGGCCTCCTCCATCTCGACCATGAGGTCGTTGCCCTCACGGGTGCGCTCGCCGACCCCGGCGAAGACGGAGACACCGCCATGGTCGCGCGCGACGCGGGCGATCATCTCCTGGATGAGGACGGTCTTGCCGACACCGGCTCCACCGAAGAGGCCGATCTTTCCACCCTGGACGTACGGGGTGAGCAGGTCGATGACCTTGATGCCGGTCTCGAACATGGTGGTCTTCGACTCGAGCTGGTCGAAGGGCGGGGCCTGGCGGTGGATCCCCCAGCGCTCGGAGACCTCGAGGGTCTCGCCCTCCTCGAGGTTGAGGCAGGCACCGGTGGTGTTGAAGACCTTGCCGAGCGTGACATCACCGACGGGCACGGTGATCGGACCGCCGGTGTCCTGCACCTGGGAGCCGCGGACGAGTCCGTCGGTGGGCTGCAGCGAGATCGCCCGAACCATGTTGTCGCCGATGTGGTGGGCGACCTCGAGGTTGATCGTGTGGGCTTCGCCGTCGGTGACGACCTCGGTGGTCAGCAGGTTGAACTGCTCGGGCATGGTGTCGACGCTGAACTCGACGTCGACGACCGGGCCGATGACGCGGGAGATGCGCCCGACCCCACCAGCGGTGGTGGTGTTCTCTTCGGTGACGGTGGCAGTCATGGGGTTTCTCTCTACCTTCTCACTTGGACTCGGCCAGGGCGGTGGCGCCGCCGACGATCTCGGAGATCTCCTGGGTGATCTCGGCCTGGCGGGCCTGGTTGGCCAGCCGGGTGTACTTCTTGATGAGCTCCTCGGCGTTGTCGGTCGCCGACTTCATGGCGCGCTGACGCGCCGCGAGCTCGGAGGCGGCCGCGTGCAGGAGGGCGTTGAAGATGCGTGCGTTGACGTAGCGCGGCAGCAGCGTGTCGAGCAGCTCCTCGGCGTTGGGCTCGAAGTCGTAGAGCGGGTAGATCTCATCACCCTCCGGCTCCTCGACGCCCTCGACGACCTCCAGCGGCAGCAGTCGGACGGCCTCCGGGTCCTGGCCGACCATCGACACGAAGCGGGTGGAGACGATGTGGACCTCGTCCACTCCCCCTTCGTCGGTGTCGGCGTTGAAGTCCGCGACGAGCCGCTCGCCGATCTCTCGGGCGTTCTCGAACTTCGGCTTCTCGGTGAACCCGGTCCACTCGGCCGCGAAGTCGCGCTTGCGGAACGAGTAGAACGAGACCGCGCGCCGACCGACGAGGTAGGGCACGACCTCCTTGCCCTCCTCACGCAACCGCGCAGCCACGCGCTCGCTCTCCTTGAGGACGTGGGCGTTGTACCCGCCGGCCAGGCCACGGTCCGCCGCGACGACGACGAGCGCGGCACGCGTGACGTCCTCACGCTCCGTGGTCAGGGGATGGTCCTCGTCGGAGTAGGTGGCCACCGCCGACGCCGCCCGGGTCAGGGCACGCGCATACGGCGTGGACTCACGCACGGCCTGCTGTGCCTTGACGACCCGCGCCGCTGCCATGAGCTCCATGGCGCGCGTGATCTTCTTGGTCGCACTGACGGACCGGATGCGCTGCCGGTACTCCCGGATCTGCGCTCCCATGCGTTTCCGCCTCTCTGGTGGTTCGTGGTCGAGAAGTCGGCCGACGGCCGACCAAGGGCTGCGAGGTGCCCCGGCCGGGCGCCCGAGGGCACCCGGCGCAGGACATCAGCGCTTCTGCTTGACGATCTGCTCCTGCGAGGAGTCCAGCGCGTCGTCGCCGTCCTCCTCGGCGCTGCCGACCGGCACCTCGTCCGCGTCGGACGCGACAAAGGTCGGACGGAAGGCGTCGAAGGCCGTGGCCAGCGCCTGCTGAGTCGAGTCCTCCCAGTCGCCGCGCTCACGCAGCGCGTCGAGCAGACCCTGCTCGTTGCGGTGCATGTAGTCGATCCACTCGGACTCGAAGCGCGAGATGTCGGTGACCGCGACGTCGTCGAGGCGACCGGTGGTACCGGCCCAGACCGAGACGACCTGGTCCTCGACCGGGAAGGGGTCGGCCTGGCGCTGCTTGAGCAGCTCGACGAGACGGGCTCCTCGGGCCAGCTGCTGCTTGCTGGCCGGGTCGAGGTCGGAGGCGAACATCGCGAAGGCCTCGAGGGAGCGGAACTGGGCCAGGTCGAGCTTGAGACGACCGGCGACCTTCTTCATCGGCTTGATCTGCGCGTCACCGCCGACCCGGGAGACCGAGACACCCACGTCGATCGCAGGACGGACGTCCGAGTTGAACAGGTCGGCCTGCAGGTAGATCTGACCGTCGGTGATCGAGATGACGTTGGTCGGGATGTACGCCGAGACGTCACCCGCCTTCGTCTCGATGATCGGCAGACCGGTCATCGAGCCGGCACCCATCTCGTCGGAGAGCTTCGCGCAGCGCTCCAGCAGACGCGAGTGCAGGTAGAAGACGTCACCCGGGTAGGCCTCGCGGCCCGGGGGGCGGCGCAGCAGCAGCGACATCGAGCGGTAGGCCTCGGCCTGCTTGCTCAGGTCGTCGAAGACGATCAGGACGTGCTTGCCCTGGTACATCCAGTGCTGACCGATGGCGGAGCCGGTGAACGGCGCCAGGTACTTGAAGCCGGCGGCGTCGGACGCGGGAGCCGCGACGATGGTCGTGTACTCCATCGCGCCGGCCTCCTCGAGGGAGCCCTTGACCGAGGCGATCGTCGAGCCCTTCTGACCGATGGCGACGTAGATGCAGCGCACCTGCTTGTCCGGGTCGCCGGTCTCCCAGGCCTGCTTCTGGTTGATGATCGTGTCGACCGCGACCGTGGTCTTGCCGGTCTGGCGGTCACCGATGATCAGCTGACGCTGGCCGCGACCGACCGGGATCATGGCGTCGATGGCCTTGATGCCCGACTGCAGCGGCTCGTGGACCGACTTGCGCTCGACGACGCTCGGAGCCTGCAGCTCGAGCGCGCGACGCCCCTCGGAGACGATCTCGCCGAGGCCGTCGATCGGCTGGCCCAGCGGGTTGATGACGCGGCCGAGGAAGTTGTCACCGATCGGGACCGAGAGGACCTCGCCGGTGCGCTTGACCTCCTGGCCCTCCTCCAGCTTCGAGTAGTCGCCGAGCACGACGACGCCGATCTCGTGGACGTCGAGGTTGAGCGCGAGGCCGAGCGTGCCGTCCTCGAACTCGAGCAGCTCGTTCGTCATGGCCGAGGGCAGGCCCTCGATGTGGGCGATGCCGTCACCGGTGTCGGTGATGCGGCCAACCTCTTCGCGGGAGGCCGCGCCCGGGTTGTAGGACTGCACGTAGCCGTCCAGGGCGTCCCGGATCTCCTCCGGACGGATCGAAAGCTCCGTCATGTTGTCTTCTCCTCGTTGCCGGCCGTGGTGGGGGCCGAGTGGGTGGTCTGCATGGTGGATATGGACTCGAGCCTCAGCCGGCCAGGTGTCGCTGTGCCTCGTGGAGGCGGTGCAGGACGGTGCCGTCGACGACCTCGTCGCCGATCTGGACACGAATCCCGCCGATCACGTCCTCGTCGTGGACGACGTGCAGCTGGACCGCCTTGCCGTAGATCTGCTGCAGAGCGTCCGAGAGCCGGGTGCGCTGTGCGTCGGTGAGGTCGACCGCGGTCATGACGACTGCGGTGTACTGCTGGCGACGCTCGGCCGCGATCTCGAGGTACTCCTCGACGACCCGGGCGAAACGGCGACCACGCGGGGCCAGCACGGCCTGTCGCGCGAGACGCAGCGTCTCCGGCCTGACCTTGTCCGCCAGGAGCGTGCTCACCAGCTCGGCCTTGCCTGCCCGGTCACCCTGACGGTTGCCGAGCGCATCACGCAGCTCGGGGTTGCCGGCGACGACCCGCTCGAAGCGGAAGAGCTCGTCCTCGACCTGGTCGATCGCGCGGTTGTCCTCGGCACCCTTGAGCGTGGCCTCGACGGCGAAGCGCTCGAGCGTGTCGGTGAGGTCCCGTTCGGACGCCCACCGCTGGGCGGCGAGGCTCGCGACGGCACCGATGGTGTCCTCGGAGATCTTTCCGGCGAGCAGCTGGGTCACCAGACCCGACTTGTCCGTGCCCTCGCGCGAGGGGTCGGCGACACCGCGACGCAGGGTCGGGTTGTCGTCGAGCAACCCGACCACGGCGAAGAGCTCGTCCGCCACGACGGCCGGGTCACCGGACGTCAGCGCCGACTCGAAGGCCGGACGACCCTCGATGACGGCAGCGCGGGAGGAACCTCGCATCAGGCGTCACTACCTGTCGTGACGCGCTCCGGCTGGACCTTGCCCGTCTCCAGGTCGGTCAGGAAGCCGTCGATGAGGCTCTGGCGGCTCGAGGAGTCCTGCAGCTCGTGTCCGACGATGCGGCCGGCCAGATCGGTCGAGAGGCGACCCACCTCACCGCGCAGCGAGATGGACGCCTGCTGGCGCTCCGCCTCGATCTGCTTGTGCGCCGACTCGGTGATCCGGGTGGCCTCGTCCTGGGCCTGACCGCGCATCTCCGCGACGATGGCAGCGCCCTCGGCGCGGGCGTCCTCACGGATGGTGGCGGCCTCGGCACGGGCCTCGGCGAGCTGCGACTCGTAGTGGGCCTTGGCGGCCTCGGCCTCGGCCTGGGCGTTCTCCGCCTGGGCGATGCCACCCTCGATCGCGGCGTGACGCTCGGCGTAGGCCTGCTCGATGTTCGGGACGACCTTCTTCGCGACGACCCAGTAGAGGATCGCGAACATGATCAGCCCGAAGACGAGCTCTTCCCAGTGCGGGATCAGAGGCATGCTGCCCTCTTCCGCCATGGCGAGCCCCACTACCGACGAGGCGGTTGCGGTGATGTGCACGGGTACTCCTAGTGGCTGGTGCCGGTTTGA from Janibacter cremeus includes these protein-coding regions:
- a CDS encoding slipin family protein, which codes for MINTTLIGLVIAALVVIYIVTRAVRVITEYERAVVFRLGRIQEAKGPGIIIVAPIVDKVNKIDLRTHTYDIPPQDLITKDNVTVQVNAVTYYNVVDPVRSVLSIENYQVGTQQVAQTTLRSIIGQTTLDDLLTKREEINSKLQQIIDEVTNPWGIKVTIVEVKDVMLPESMRRAMARQAESERDRRAKVIHAIGEQEAAENLARAAEVMEAHPAAMHLRTLSSMLELGAEQNSTVVFPLPMELLRLFDAAGTALGGQSGTAKGDAPAGSTAAPAAGGPTSGGPAADDPAARPAAQGATTHHGAWSDDGHEAPPQGDHPGPVGHESGDRE
- a CDS encoding protein meaA — encoded protein: MRTYAGHSSAAASNELYRRNLAKGQTGLSVAFDLPTQTGYDPDHVLSRGEVGKVGVPISHIGDMRKLFDQIPLGEMNTSMTINAVAMYLLAMYQVAAEEQAEAAGQDPAEVVAKLGGTTQNDIIKEYLSRGTHVFPPGPSMRLITDMVTYTVGEIPKWNPINICSYHLQEAGATPVQEVAYAMSTAIAVLDAVRDSGRVPQEEFGRVVARISFFVNAGVRFVEEMCKMRAFVELWDEITRERYGVTEAKQRRFRYGVQVNSLGLTEAQPENNVQRIVLEMLAVTLSKDARARAVQLPAWNEALGLPRPWDQQWALRLQQVLAFESDLLEYDDLFAGSPVVEAKVADIVAGAKAEIDRIQDMGGAVPAVESGYMKSALVASHAKRRQRIEAGEDIVVGVNKFETTEPNPLTADLDTAIQTVDEGVEEAAIEAVRAWRSERDADPERGGRATASLESLRETARTDENLMEASLECARAGVTVGEWAQALREVFGEFRAPTGVSGSVGVADGGSQELQAVRDRVARTQEELGEKLRVLVGKPGLDGHSNGAEQIAVRARDAGFEVIYQGIRLTPDQVVSAAVAEDVHLVGVSILSGSHMELVPDVLEGLKAQGAGDIPVIVGGIIPESDAKRLTEMGVAAVFTPKDFGLNEIMDRFVDIIREQRGLPAQEPATA
- a CDS encoding STAS domain-containing protein, encoding MSALTALAPVGGEGTTRVRVGVPFDIRHSADLRQEFVAVLRGGGGLVLVDISESTVIDQTGFATLVGAHARAARAGRRLRFTGADERTTRLLRRAGLTRLLHGVEQVRPPRRDTAVS
- a CDS encoding cob(I)yrinic acid a,c-diamide adenosyltransferase, encoding MVNLTKIYTRTGDEGTTALGDFSRTRKTDSRLQAYADSNEANSVIGVAIATGELPEEVVATLTRVQNDLFDLGADLSTPLLEEPKYPPLRVKQVWVDELEADCDLYLEQVEPLRSFILPGGTAASAHLHHATTVVRRAERSAWAAREEYGTQMAGERGIGGVSPLTTTYLNRLSDLLFILARIANLSIGGDVLWQPGGGREEAPQRRGRAKGDPAT
- a CDS encoding DUF2550 family protein, with translation MSALQVVEILLLAGCLLLALWLVVLWLRRRALAAHEPVCPCAIQLPGSPRWRLGLLRMGAHHLDWFSVGGLTTSPAMSWAREGLEISTPAPESVSLPGLDAAVAVTLTRGDDHLVDLAVEPKIYPAVRSWLESAPPGHNANVT
- a CDS encoding F0F1 ATP synthase subunit epsilon; the encoded protein is MSSLNVELVAADRKVWSGEASIVRARTTEGEIGVMPGHTPMLGVLVEGDVLISSPEGEQTASIDGGFFSVDHDTVTIVAETVQVPAKA
- a CDS encoding DUF2752 domain-containing protein — translated: MTATTSQGPVRLARGTRSERVVVLIIAAVSLVGMVIARLWPLTSVDSGQPTCLLRIFTGLPCPGCGMTRAWVHVAHGDLLTAFEYNLFGPIGMAVAAGIIVYVGVALVRRRPPERILTLVDPKILLGLIAVWMAYSVVRMVSLGAGQDYFALVVS
- the atpD gene encoding F0F1 ATP synthase subunit beta, translating into MTATVTEENTTTAGGVGRISRVIGPVVDVEFSVDTMPEQFNLLTTEVVTDGEAHTINLEVAHHIGDNMVRAISLQPTDGLVRGSQVQDTGGPITVPVGDVTLGKVFNTTGACLNLEEGETLEVSERWGIHRQAPPFDQLESKTTMFETGIKVIDLLTPYVQGGKIGLFGGAGVGKTVLIQEMIARVARDHGGVSVFAGVGERTREGNDLMVEMEEAGVLGQTALVFGQMDEPPGTRLRVALSALTMAEYFRDVQKQDVLLFIDNIFRFTQAGQEVSTLLGRMPSAVGYQPTLADEMGTLQERITSTRGHSITSMQAIYVPADDYTDPAPATTFAHLDATTELSREIASQGIYPAVDPLTSTSRILDRRYISEDHYSTAVRVKSILQRNKELQDIIAILGIDELSEEDKVLVGRARRIERFLSQNTYVAKQFTGLEGSTVPLADTIEAFTKISDGEYDHVGEQAFFMCGGLDDVERQWAEIQKNT
- a CDS encoding F0F1 ATP synthase subunit gamma, coding for MGAQIREYRQRIRSVSATKKITRAMELMAAARVVKAQQAVRESTPYARALTRAASAVATYSDEDHPLTTEREDVTRAALVVVAADRGLAGGYNAHVLKESERVAARLREEGKEVVPYLVGRRAVSFYSFRKRDFAAEWTGFTEKPKFENAREIGERLVADFNADTDEGGVDEVHIVSTRFVSMVGQDPEAVRLLPLEVVEGVEEPEGDEIYPLYDFEPNAEELLDTLLPRYVNARIFNALLHAAASELAARQRAMKSATDNAEELIKKYTRLANQARQAEITQEISEIVGGATALAESK
- the atpA gene encoding F0F1 ATP synthase subunit alpha; amino-acid sequence: MTELSIRPEEIRDALDGYVQSYNPGAASREEVGRITDTGDGIAHIEGLPSAMTNELLEFEDGTLGLALNLDVHEIGVVVLGDYSKLEEGQEVKRTGEVLSVPIGDNFLGRVINPLGQPIDGLGEIVSEGRRALELQAPSVVERKSVHEPLQSGIKAIDAMIPVGRGQRQLIIGDRQTGKTTVAVDTIINQKQAWETGDPDKQVRCIYVAIGQKGSTIASVKGSLEEAGAMEYTTIVAAPASDAAGFKYLAPFTGSAIGQHWMYQGKHVLIVFDDLSKQAEAYRSMSLLLRRPPGREAYPGDVFYLHSRLLERCAKLSDEMGAGSMTGLPIIETKAGDVSAYIPTNVISITDGQIYLQADLFNSDVRPAIDVGVSVSRVGGDAQIKPMKKVAGRLKLDLAQFRSLEAFAMFASDLDPASKQQLARGARLVELLKQRQADPFPVEDQVVSVWAGTTGRLDDVAVTDISRFESEWIDYMHRNEQGLLDALRERGDWEDSTQQALATAFDAFRPTFVASDADEVPVGSAEEDGDDALDSSQEQIVKQKR
- a CDS encoding F0F1 ATP synthase subunit delta, translated to MRGSSRAAVIEGRPAFESALTSGDPAVVADELFAVVGLLDDNPTLRRGVADPSREGTDKSGLVTQLLAGKISEDTIGAVASLAAQRWASERDLTDTLERFAVEATLKGAEDNRAIDQVEDELFRFERVVAGNPELRDALGNRQGDRAGKAELVSTLLADKVRPETLRLARQAVLAPRGRRFARVVEEYLEIAAERRQQYTAVVMTAVDLTDAQRTRLSDALQQIYGKAVQLHVVHDEDVIGGIRVQIGDEVVDGTVLHRLHEAQRHLAG
- a CDS encoding F0F1 ATP synthase subunit B → MHITATASSVVGLAMAEEGSMPLIPHWEELVFGLIMFAILYWVVAKKVVPNIEQAYAERHAAIEGGIAQAENAQAEAEAAKAHYESQLAEARAEAATIREDARAEGAAIVAEMRGQAQDEATRITESAHKQIEAERQQASISLRGEVGRLSTDLAGRIVGHELQDSSSRQSLIDGFLTDLETGKVQPERVTTGSDA